The genomic interval CGCGGCGAGCTCCTCGTCGGTCTGCGCCTCGACGCCCGGGGAGAGCTCGCGGCCCGCCCACTCGGCCATGGCCGGCTGGGAGACGATCTCGCGGGCCTTGCGGATCCCGGCGATCATCACGCGCATGTCGTGGCCCTCGGGATCGGTGAAGTAGCGCGGATCCACCTTGGGCTTGTCGCGGAAGTCGCGCGAGCGCAGACGCACGGTGCCGCGCGAGCGGGCGTGGGTGACGTTCGGGGTGAGGCAGAAGACCTCCTCCGCGGTGGGGTACCCGGCCCGGTAGGTGTGCATGTCGAAGGGCACTGAGCCGTAGTGCATCATCAGATCGGGCCGGTCCAGGCCCTCCTCAGTGGGGGTGAACACGCCGATCTCCCACCACTGGGTGGACTCGCGGACCATGGGCTGCTTCGCCTCCCACTGGACCAGTCCCTCGGGGTGGTCCTGCAGGTGGGAGCCGACTCCCGGGGAGTCCACGCGCACGTCGATGCCCTGCTCCTCGAGGTGCTCGCGCGGGCCGATGCCCGAGAGCATGAGCAGCTGCGGGGTGTTGATCGCCCCGGAGGAGACGATCACCTCGCGCCGGGCCTCGATGAGCGAGGGCCGCCCGAAGGCGTTGTCGACGACCTGCACGCCGGTGCAGCGCTGGTCGTCGTCGAACTCGAGCTCGCGCGCCCAGGTGCCGGTGAGGATCGTGAGGTTCTCGCGCTCGAGGATCGGGTGCAGGTAGGAGACCGAGGACGAGGAGCGGGTGCCGTCGGCCCGGCGGTTGACCTGGAAGAAGTTCGCGCCGTTGATGACGGTCTGGCCGGCGTTGAAGCGCGTGCGCGGGATGCCCGCCTGCTCGCAGGCCTCGAGGAGGGCGACGCCGGAGGGGTCCTTCGGCGGCACGTTCATGAGGTGCACGGGACCGTCGTGCCCGTGGTGGGCGTCGGTGTCCTCGTTGGTCTCGAGCTTCGTGTACAGCGGGTAGGTGCGGTCGGACTCCCAGCCCTTGGCGCCGTGGACGTCGGCCCACTCGTCGAGGTCCTCGCGCGGCGCCCAGAAGGCGATGCAGGAGTTGTGGGAGGAGCAGCCGCCCAGCACCTTCGCGCGGGCGTGGCGCATGAACGAGTTGCCGTTCTCCTGCGGCTCGATCGGGTAGTCCCAGTCGAAGCCGGACTCGAGCAGCTCCATCCAGCGGTCCAGCTGCAGGACGACGTCGTGGTCCTGGTCCGAGGGGCCCGCCTCGAGGAGGCCGACGCTCACCTCGGGGTCCTCGCTCAGGCGGGCGGCGACGGCGGCGCCGGCGGAGCCGCCGCCCACCACCACGTAGTCGAAGGTGTGGGTGGTCTGCATGTGTGGTGTTCTCCTTCGTTCGGTGTCCGGGGGTCGGGGCGCGGCGGGGCCGACGGGCCGGTCAGGGGGTTCCGCTCCGCCCGGTGGCCGCTCGCGCGCTCAGTGCTGGGGGAACCAGCCGGTGACCGCGGGACGCAGGTTCTGGTAGATGTGCTTGGCCTCCTGGTACTCCGCGAGGCCCGTCGGCCCGAGCTCGCGGCCGGAGCCGGACTGCTTGTACCCGCCCCACTCGGCCTGCGGCAGGTAGGGGTGGAAGTCGTTGATCCAGATGGTGCCGTGGCGCAGCGCGCGGGCGACGCGCTGGGCGCGGCCGGCGTCCTGGGTCCAGACGGCGCCGGCGAGGCCGTAGAAGGTGTCGTTGGCGATGGCGATCGCCTCGTCCTCGCTGGTGAAGGTCTCGACGGTGACCGTCGGCCCGAAGGCCTCGTCGCGCACCACGGACATGCCGCGGCGCACCTGGTCGATCACCGTGGGCTGGTAGTAGAAGCCCTCGTCCAGGCCCTCGCCGGTGGCGAAGGCGCCGCCGGTGCGCACGCGCGCGCCCTCGGCCTCGCCGGCGCGCACGTAGGCGTCGACCTTCTCGCGGTGGGCCTTCGAGATCAGCGGGCCGGACTCGGCCTGCTCGTCGAAGGGGCCGCCCAGGCGGATCTGCTCGGCGCGGCGCACCAGCTCGTCGACGAACCTCTCGGCGATGGTCTCCTCGACGATCAGCCGGGCGCCCGCGGAGCACACCTGCCCCGAGTGGACGAAGGCGCCGTTCATGGCGTTGTCCAGGGCCGCGTCGAAGTCGGCATC from Brachybacterium kimchii carries:
- a CDS encoding GMC family oxidoreductase, whose translation is MQTTHTFDYVVVGGGSAGAAVAARLSEDPEVSVGLLEAGPSDQDHDVVLQLDRWMELLESGFDWDYPIEPQENGNSFMRHARAKVLGGCSSHNSCIAFWAPREDLDEWADVHGAKGWESDRTYPLYTKLETNEDTDAHHGHDGPVHLMNVPPKDPSGVALLEACEQAGIPRTRFNAGQTVINGANFFQVNRRADGTRSSSSVSYLHPILERENLTILTGTWARELEFDDDQRCTGVQVVDNAFGRPSLIEARREVIVSSGAINTPQLLMLSGIGPREHLEEQGIDVRVDSPGVGSHLQDHPEGLVQWEAKQPMVRESTQWWEIGVFTPTEEGLDRPDLMMHYGSVPFDMHTYRAGYPTAEEVFCLTPNVTHARSRGTVRLRSRDFRDKPKVDPRYFTDPEGHDMRVMIAGIRKAREIVSQPAMAEWAGRELSPGVEAQTDEELAAYISATHNTVYHPVGTCRMGPLDDADSPLDPQLRVKGVTGLRVVDASAMPEIVTVNPNITVMMMGEKCAEMITSGE